The Amylolactobacillus amylophilus DSM 20533 = JCM 1125 genome contains a region encoding:
- a CDS encoding LysM peptidoglycan-binding domain-containing protein: MSELKRNQSGKHRSKHEQLSRVQGNKRKKKNRLAAVVLIIAIAFVALFPTFHYFLSNNPTAKDVTVQSSQSSKESSTKSQKSSSTKSQKSSSKKSQSSSEVVKSSSSSSVTTTSASHAESSQSSTTSSTTEETDTNANSYTAVQGDSLYAIAQANGVSIDDLLRLNNLTLESPIYPGTTLKLK, from the coding sequence ATGAGTGAATTAAAAAGGAATCAATCCGGAAAACATCGCAGTAAGCATGAACAACTGTCGCGGGTTCAGGGTAATAAAAGAAAGAAGAAAAATCGGCTAGCTGCGGTAGTTTTAATTATCGCAATCGCTTTTGTCGCCTTATTTCCGACTTTTCACTATTTCTTGAGCAATAACCCCACTGCGAAGGATGTGACTGTTCAATCTAGTCAGAGCAGTAAAGAGAGCTCGACAAAGTCACAAAAATCGAGCTCGACAAAGTCACAAAAATCGAGCTCGAAAAAATCACAATCATCTAGCGAGGTTGTGAAGAGTAGTTCGAGTTCTAGTGTCACAACAACATCAGCTAGTCATGCAGAGTCGAGCCAGAGTTCAACTACAAGTTCAACCACTGAGGAAACTGATACAAATGCGAATAGTTATACAGCTGTTCAGGGTGATTCATTGTATGCAATTGCCCAAGCTAATGGGGTGAGTATTGATGACTTATTGAGGTTAAATAATTTGACACTAGAATCACCGATTTACCCTGGTACGACCCTAAAACTCAAATAA
- the cmk gene encoding (d)CMP kinase translates to MQVAIDGPASAGKSTVSKIVAERLSFIYIDTGAMYRAVTLLAIERGVALSDEESITTLAKAIIIDFRLIDGVQHIYINQIDRTDDIRTPEVAANVSAVSAIAGVREQMVALQRNLAGEHDVVMDGRDIGTTVLPNAKVKIFLTASVESRAKRRQEDFQSKGINLALAQLEQDISARDYKDSHRAISPLKKAHDAVEIDTTNMTISDVVEAIIAVVKKNQEKNS, encoded by the coding sequence ATGCAAGTTGCAATAGACGGTCCCGCTTCGGCCGGTAAGAGTACTGTTTCAAAGATTGTCGCCGAAAGGCTCTCATTCATCTATATTGATACAGGAGCAATGTACCGTGCTGTTACCTTATTGGCGATAGAGCGGGGAGTTGCTTTAAGCGATGAAGAAAGCATCACAACGTTGGCCAAAGCTATAATAATCGATTTCCGCTTGATTGATGGTGTTCAGCATATTTATATCAATCAGATTGATCGGACAGACGACATTCGCACACCTGAGGTGGCGGCTAATGTGTCCGCCGTATCCGCTATTGCCGGCGTTCGGGAGCAGATGGTGGCTCTACAGCGGAATTTAGCTGGTGAGCATGACGTCGTGATGGATGGCCGTGACATCGGGACAACAGTATTGCCGAATGCCAAAGTTAAAATATTTTTAACAGCTAGCGTTGAGTCACGCGCTAAAAGACGCCAAGAAGATTTTCAATCAAAAGGAATTAACCTTGCGCTTGCACAACTTGAGCAGGATATTTCCGCGAGGGACTACAAAGACTCTCACAGGGCCATTTCACCGCTAAAAAAAGCGCATGATGCTGTGGAAATCGACACCACGAACATGACAATTTCGGACGTGGTTGAGGCAATAATCGCAGTGGTGAAAAAAAATCAAGAGAAAAATAGCTAA
- a CDS encoding thymidylate synthase → MNNNELQYLTLLNKLVTEGNFKEDRTKTGTYSLFGYQMRFDLQENFPLLTTKKVPFRLIASELLWFLHGDTNIKYLLENNNHIWDEWAFLNYVRSTEYTGPDMTDFGHRVLTNLDFKHQYELEHAKFVQKILTDEQFSQRFGNLGPVYGKQWREWQSRNGETIDQLLNVVMTIKSNPDSRRLIVSAWNPEDVPSMALPPCHSLFQFYVLDGKLSCQLYQRSGDVFLGVPFNIASYALLTHIVADICDLEVGELVHTFGDVHLYANHVDQAKMQLARTPNAGPQLRINHFSTQVNEPNLFDYQLTDFNIVNYHPQNTIKAPVAI, encoded by the coding sequence ATGAACAATAATGAACTGCAGTATCTCACACTTTTGAATAAGTTGGTAACAGAGGGAAATTTCAAAGAAGACAGGACAAAAACGGGCACTTATAGCCTATTTGGTTATCAAATGCGCTTTGACCTTCAAGAAAATTTTCCTTTGTTAACGACCAAGAAAGTACCGTTCCGCCTGATTGCAAGTGAGCTACTTTGGTTCTTGCATGGCGATACGAACATCAAATATTTGTTGGAAAATAATAATCATATTTGGGATGAGTGGGCTTTTTTGAACTATGTCAGAAGTACAGAGTATACAGGACCTGACATGACTGATTTCGGTCATCGTGTGCTCACCAATCTGGACTTCAAGCATCAGTATGAATTAGAGCATGCCAAGTTCGTCCAAAAAATTCTGACTGATGAACAATTTAGCCAGCGTTTTGGTAACCTTGGTCCGGTTTATGGTAAGCAATGGCGTGAGTGGCAGAGCAGAAACGGTGAGACAATCGACCAACTGCTCAATGTTGTCATGACAATCAAGAGTAATCCGGATTCGCGCAGGTTAATTGTCAGTGCTTGGAATCCTGAGGATGTACCGAGTATGGCGCTTCCCCCATGTCACTCGTTGTTTCAGTTCTATGTGCTCGATGGTAAACTCTCTTGTCAGCTGTACCAACGCTCTGGTGACGTCTTTTTAGGAGTACCATTTAATATCGCGAGTTATGCGCTACTCACGCATATCGTTGCTGATATCTGCGACCTAGAGGTGGGCGAGTTAGTCCACACATTTGGCGATGTGCACCTTTATGCAAACCACGTCGACCAGGCGAAGATGCAGTTAGCACGTACACCGAATGCGGGCCCGCAATTGCGTATCAATCACTTTAGTACACAAGTGAACGAACCAAATTTGTTTGACTATCAATTGACTGATTTCAACATCGTTAACTATCATCCACAAAATACAATAAAGGCACCGGTGGCAATCTAA
- a CDS encoding CCA tRNA nucleotidyltransferase produces the protein MIVEDLPQIFKEARPIIKNLEQAGFKAYFVGGSVRDLLLKRPIHDVDIATNAYPAEVKRIFPVTIDTGIQHGTVTVKYGEEFYEVTTFRTESTYQDFRRPDHVEFVQNLSEDLKRRDFTINALAMAGSGEIIDHFGGITDLNNKVVRAVGEARERFHEDALRMMRAVRFVSQLGFTLERDTKKAITENRELLHHIAVERIREEFLKLGLGPDSKDGFSVLIDSELIEDLPLLAGKSSLLKNYLTLNFFPTTEPIFWALIIVLIKLTNDEVRAFMRTWKNSNEVAHQVQQIVECFDIVSERELTNRELFDFGVTTLASTIDLADILGEPVNGVVLIDRYNHLPLKDAHELAVDGRFLMANLGIPAGPRIGRLLQLTLDAILAGQIKNNQKSIAKYVKKITSVV, from the coding sequence ATGATTGTTGAAGACTTACCACAAATTTTCAAAGAAGCACGACCCATAATTAAAAATCTTGAACAGGCTGGTTTTAAGGCGTATTTCGTTGGCGGATCAGTCCGCGATCTCTTACTGAAACGACCAATTCATGACGTTGATATTGCAACTAATGCTTATCCAGCCGAGGTGAAGCGGATCTTTCCCGTGACGATTGACACAGGTATTCAACACGGTACGGTCACCGTGAAATATGGCGAAGAGTTCTACGAGGTAACGACTTTCAGAACAGAATCGACCTACCAGGACTTCAGACGTCCGGATCATGTAGAATTTGTCCAGAATCTCAGCGAAGATTTAAAGCGCCGTGATTTCACAATAAATGCTTTAGCAATGGCTGGTAGCGGTGAGATTATCGACCATTTTGGTGGCATTACCGACCTGAATAATAAAGTTGTTCGAGCTGTCGGTGAGGCACGTGAGAGGTTTCATGAAGATGCGCTAAGAATGATGCGTGCGGTCCGATTTGTAAGCCAATTAGGGTTTACTTTAGAGCGGGATACGAAGAAGGCCATTACAGAGAACCGTGAGCTGCTTCACCATATTGCAGTGGAGCGAATTAGAGAGGAGTTCTTGAAGCTTGGCTTGGGGCCGGACAGTAAGGATGGCTTTAGTGTGCTTATCGATTCCGAATTAATAGAAGATTTACCACTCCTAGCTGGTAAAAGCAGCTTGTTAAAAAATTATCTAACATTAAATTTTTTTCCAACAACGGAACCGATTTTTTGGGCGTTAATTATTGTTTTAATTAAACTGACCAATGATGAGGTTCGTGCATTTATGCGAACTTGGAAAAACTCGAATGAAGTTGCACATCAGGTTCAACAAATCGTTGAGTGTTTCGACATAGTGAGTGAGCGTGAATTGACAAACCGTGAGTTATTCGATTTCGGTGTGACTACATTAGCTTCGACGATTGACTTAGCTGATATTCTGGGAGAACCAGTCAATGGGGTGGTCCTGATTGACAGGTATAACCACCTACCGCTAAAGGATGCCCACGAGCTTGCCGTTGATGGACGTTTCCTGATGGCAAACCTGGGAATTCCCGCAGGACCACGGATTGGGCGATTGCTCCAACTAACGCTCGATGCCATCCTCGCTGGTCAAATAAAAAATAATCAAAAAAGTATCGCAAAGTATGTTAAAAAAATCACAAGTGTGGTATGA
- a CDS encoding pseudouridine synthase: MEERLQKVIAAAGVTSRRKAENLILQGQVTVNGEVIKTLGVKVSADDNIEVMGVPIKKERHHTFLLYKPRGVVSTVRDDKERKTVIDLVPEPYRLYPVGRLDYDTSGALLLTNDGELANLLMHPKGEVEKQYTAKVQGIILDNSAEVKQLRRGVLVDGKKTAPAKVRVVSNNHDHNTSVVSLIIHEGRYHQVKKMFQKIGHPVLKLSRERYAFLDLQSLMAGQYRELSKTEVAKLRELVVE; encoded by the coding sequence ATGGAAGAAAGACTACAAAAGGTGATTGCGGCTGCGGGCGTTACATCTAGACGAAAGGCCGAGAATTTGATTCTTCAAGGACAGGTCACGGTTAACGGAGAAGTAATCAAGACCCTGGGTGTAAAAGTGAGTGCAGATGACAATATTGAGGTAATGGGTGTACCAATCAAGAAGGAGCGACACCATACCTTTCTGCTCTACAAACCAAGGGGTGTTGTCTCAACGGTGCGAGATGACAAGGAACGAAAAACCGTGATTGATTTAGTGCCCGAGCCATACCGTCTGTATCCAGTTGGCCGACTAGACTATGATACCTCCGGTGCATTATTGTTGACTAATGACGGTGAATTAGCTAATCTCTTAATGCACCCAAAAGGTGAGGTAGAGAAGCAGTATACGGCCAAGGTGCAAGGAATTATCCTAGACAATTCCGCTGAGGTGAAACAGCTGCGCCGTGGTGTGCTGGTTGACGGTAAGAAGACGGCACCAGCAAAGGTCCGCGTCGTTTCCAATAATCATGACCACAACACCAGTGTTGTCTCATTGATTATTCACGAGGGACGGTATCACCAGGTCAAGAAAATGTTTCAAAAGATTGGTCATCCGGTACTGAAGCTAAGTCGTGAACGCTATGCATTTCTCGACTTACAATCTTTGATGGCTGGTCAATACCGTGAACTTTCTAAAACAGAGGTTGCTAAATTACGCGAACTTGTTGTAGAATGA
- the rpsA gene encoding 30S ribosomal protein S1, whose amino-acid sequence MVDNNNFMMDALQEMNGVEVGKIVNVEVLTVEDSQIVVGVVGAGVEGTIQKKEYTHDYNAKLQDLVKVGDQFEALVLRKASGDKENGEFLFSTTRLKEREAFKALEADFEAGKVIEGKVTGSVRGGLLVDVGTRGFLPASLISDHYVSDLKPYIGQTLQLKISEIDATKNRLVLSRKDLLAQEHEEAFERVASKLMVGDVVTGKVSRLTSFGAFVDLGGVDGLVHISEISYKRVEKTSDVLKPDQEIQVKVIGIDTDKQRISLSIKQTEVSPFEKATNEIKPGDIVDGEVKSLTDFGAFVEIANGIQGLVHVSEIANEHVKVPSDKLAVGDKVQVKVLSIDTNERRISLSIKQVNEPADDNDSKADSDEDVTKKYLADQDNGFAVGDLIGDQLKD is encoded by the coding sequence ATGGTAGACAATAATAATTTTATGATGGATGCTCTACAAGAAATGAATGGGGTTGAAGTCGGCAAGATTGTTAACGTTGAAGTGTTAACAGTTGAAGATAGCCAAATCGTCGTTGGTGTGGTCGGTGCCGGCGTCGAAGGAACAATTCAAAAGAAAGAATATACACACGATTATAATGCAAAATTGCAAGATCTCGTTAAAGTTGGCGATCAGTTTGAGGCATTAGTTCTGAGAAAAGCAAGTGGTGATAAGGAAAATGGTGAATTCCTCTTTAGCACAACTCGCTTGAAAGAGAGAGAGGCCTTTAAGGCACTCGAAGCTGATTTCGAAGCTGGCAAAGTTATTGAGGGTAAAGTTACAGGCTCAGTTCGTGGTGGCCTATTGGTGGATGTTGGTACAAGAGGATTCTTACCGGCATCACTGATCAGCGATCACTACGTGTCAGACCTCAAGCCGTACATTGGTCAAACTTTGCAACTAAAAATTTCAGAAATCGATGCAACAAAGAACAGACTTGTGTTGAGCAGAAAAGACCTACTTGCACAAGAGCACGAAGAAGCTTTCGAACGTGTTGCATCTAAGTTGATGGTTGGCGATGTGGTTACAGGCAAAGTTTCTCGTCTAACCAGCTTTGGCGCATTTGTCGATCTTGGTGGTGTGGATGGACTTGTTCATATTTCCGAGATTTCATACAAGCGTGTTGAAAAGACTAGTGATGTGTTGAAACCTGATCAAGAAATACAGGTTAAGGTAATCGGTATTGATACTGACAAGCAACGTATTTCGCTTTCAATCAAGCAAACTGAAGTCTCACCTTTTGAAAAGGCGACTAACGAAATCAAGCCTGGCGATATCGTCGATGGTGAAGTTAAATCATTAACTGATTTCGGGGCTTTTGTTGAGATTGCAAATGGTATCCAAGGTTTGGTACACGTTTCTGAAATTGCTAACGAGCATGTCAAGGTTCCCTCAGACAAGCTGGCAGTTGGTGATAAGGTTCAAGTTAAGGTACTAAGCATCGACACCAATGAAAGACGAATTTCATTGTCAATCAAGCAAGTCAACGAACCTGCCGACGACAATGATAGTAAAGCAGATTCTGATGAAGATGTGACTAAGAAGTATTTAGCTGATCAAGATAATGGGTTTGCGGTTGGCGACCTCATTGGTGATCAATTAAAAGACTAA
- the scpB gene encoding SMC-Scp complex subunit ScpB codes for MSKETELEALLFVSGDEGLTQAVISEVLGIAQPAVRQLIEHLENRLDNDDNSALQIIKINNTYKMTTKSSVSEVVENYFQKDQSNSLSQAALEILAIVAYRQPITRVEIDDVRGVSSSGALQTLIGRGLVTVDGKKDVVGHPNLYVTTSYFLQYFGYESLQELPILENFDDDFDEKGQVDLFQRNEVESPIEDEE; via the coding sequence ATGTCAAAGGAAACTGAATTAGAAGCTTTATTGTTTGTTAGCGGTGATGAGGGACTCACACAGGCGGTCATCAGTGAGGTCCTGGGTATTGCACAGCCAGCGGTGCGTCAATTAATTGAGCATCTAGAGAATCGCCTGGATAACGATGATAATAGCGCATTACAGATTATTAAAATCAATAATACTTATAAAATGACGACTAAAAGCAGTGTCAGCGAAGTTGTTGAGAACTATTTCCAAAAGGATCAGTCTAACTCACTTAGTCAAGCGGCACTTGAAATATTAGCGATTGTCGCTTACCGACAGCCAATTACGAGAGTAGAGATTGATGATGTAAGAGGTGTAAGTAGCAGCGGAGCATTGCAGACGCTGATTGGTCGTGGTCTAGTTACTGTGGATGGTAAGAAGGATGTAGTTGGTCACCCAAATTTGTATGTGACCACGAGCTATTTTCTACAGTATTTTGGCTACGAATCGTTGCAGGAACTACCTATTTTAGAAAATTTTGATGATGATTTCGATGAGAAGGGTCAAGTTGATCTTTTTCAAAGAAATGAAGTAGAATCCCCCATAGAAGACGAGGAATGA
- the der gene encoding ribosome biogenesis GTPase Der, giving the protein MKTPVVAIVGRPNVGKSTIFNRIINERVSIVEDTPGVTRDRIYAHANWLGRNFSLIDTGGIQLGNDEFNEEIKAQAEVAIDEADVIVFLTDVTAHLTLMDETIAKMLFKTNKPVILAVNKADNPEQRNDIFDFYSLGLGDPIPISGAHGTGIGDLLDEIIKNFPEENELEEDDTVKFSFIGRPNVGKSSLVNALLGEERVIVSDIEGTTRDAIDTKFTADGTEFTMVDTAGIRKRGKVYEKTEKYAVMRALSAIDRSDVVLVVIDAETGIIEQDKHVAGYAHEAGRGIVIVVNKWDLIEKDNHSMKEFETKVRQEFSYLEYAPIVFVSARTKQRIAKLPELVKKVHANQNQRIQSAVLNDLLLEATRITPTPLVNGKRLRVYYMTQVATNPPTFVVFVNDPDLLHFSYQRFLINQLRQNFDFTGTPIKLIPRERK; this is encoded by the coding sequence ATGAAAACGCCAGTAGTTGCGATAGTGGGTAGGCCCAATGTTGGTAAGTCCACGATTTTTAATAGAATAATCAATGAACGTGTTTCGATTGTCGAAGACACCCCTGGTGTAACGCGTGACCGAATTTATGCGCATGCAAATTGGCTCGGACGTAACTTTAGTCTCATCGATACCGGTGGTATCCAATTAGGTAATGATGAGTTTAACGAGGAGATTAAGGCACAGGCGGAAGTTGCAATTGATGAAGCAGACGTCATTGTCTTTCTAACGGATGTAACGGCTCATTTGACGCTGATGGATGAGACTATCGCTAAGATGCTGTTCAAAACCAACAAACCGGTTATTCTCGCGGTTAATAAAGCAGATAATCCAGAACAAAGAAATGATATTTTTGACTTCTACAGCCTGGGCTTAGGTGACCCAATTCCAATTTCCGGTGCTCATGGTACAGGAATTGGTGATTTACTTGACGAGATCATCAAGAACTTCCCTGAGGAGAACGAGTTAGAGGAAGATGATACGGTCAAATTTAGTTTTATCGGCCGTCCGAACGTCGGGAAGTCGTCACTTGTTAATGCCCTGCTTGGCGAGGAGCGCGTAATTGTGTCGGACATCGAGGGTACGACTCGTGATGCAATTGACACCAAATTTACTGCAGATGGAACCGAATTTACGATGGTCGATACTGCCGGAATACGCAAGCGCGGCAAAGTGTATGAGAAGACGGAGAAGTACGCCGTCATGCGTGCTTTGAGTGCGATTGACCGTTCCGATGTTGTTTTAGTAGTGATCGATGCCGAAACCGGAATTATCGAGCAGGACAAGCATGTCGCTGGTTACGCGCATGAAGCTGGTCGGGGAATTGTGATTGTGGTCAATAAGTGGGATCTCATCGAGAAGGACAATCATTCGATGAAGGAGTTTGAGACTAAAGTCCGTCAAGAATTTTCTTACCTAGAGTACGCACCAATAGTTTTCGTGTCAGCTAGGACTAAACAAAGGATAGCCAAATTACCAGAATTGGTCAAAAAAGTTCATGCAAATCAGAATCAACGGATTCAATCTGCTGTATTAAACGATCTCCTACTTGAGGCCACAAGAATAACACCAACGCCTTTGGTCAATGGGAAAAGGCTGCGAGTTTATTATATGACTCAAGTTGCAACAAATCCGCCAACTTTTGTGGTATTTGTCAACGATCCGGACCTACTTCATTTCTCATACCAGAGATTTTTGATTAATCAGTTACGCCAGAATTTTGACTTTACCGGAACGCCAATTAAGCTTATTCCACGGGAAAGAAAGTAG
- a CDS encoding tetratricopeptide repeat protein, producing MSYAEDALQQIEQNKFTDLKKTIDLSLKNDEPEVIASLAEELTAYGFSDYAKDIYRQLIADFPQEDIFKVYLAEILVNEDQIYAGLQLLYEINPASTAYVQSLLVQADYYQSEGLVEAAEQKLLEATRLAPDEEVVWFALAELFYAIGNYNNALEYYQKLIRENIRELSGVDINRRLANTWAHIGEFERASDLIAQSNTDELDINAQYEGGLIFLQADRIKEAIEAFNSVIEVQPDYVNVYPNLALAYQQEHDNDNVLATAQIGLSYNKFDEVLYDLGSKAAANLQDYQTAIKLLEDGLAVNPDNSSLRLSLSNLYLQQGEHEKNIGLFEEIADEEIEDQAHWNLAVSYDSLDELEKARPQYLLAYRSFNDNTDFLLQVIHLFQELGDTTSLKLALNSYLKLQPEDFEMQELLQSLDE from the coding sequence ATGAGTTATGCAGAGGATGCGTTACAACAAATTGAGCAAAATAAATTTACTGATTTAAAGAAAACCATTGATTTATCACTAAAGAATGACGAACCAGAGGTTATTGCTAGCCTCGCTGAGGAGCTTACCGCCTATGGCTTCAGTGATTATGCAAAAGACATATACCGCCAGCTCATTGCCGATTTTCCACAGGAAGATATTTTCAAAGTATATCTTGCCGAGATTCTAGTGAACGAGGACCAGATTTATGCTGGCTTGCAGCTTTTGTACGAAATCAATCCTGCTTCCACAGCGTATGTGCAATCCCTGCTTGTTCAGGCGGATTACTACCAGAGCGAGGGACTGGTTGAGGCAGCAGAACAAAAGCTGCTAGAGGCCACTAGATTAGCTCCTGACGAGGAAGTGGTCTGGTTTGCCTTGGCCGAGCTATTTTACGCAATTGGTAACTATAATAATGCGCTTGAATATTATCAGAAACTGATTCGGGAGAACATCCGCGAACTGAGCGGAGTTGATATCAATCGGCGCTTGGCAAATACTTGGGCACACATCGGTGAATTTGAACGAGCTTCAGACCTAATTGCCCAGTCCAACACCGATGAATTAGATATCAACGCGCAGTATGAGGGCGGCCTAATTTTCCTCCAAGCAGATAGAATCAAGGAGGCAATCGAGGCGTTTAATAGCGTGATTGAAGTACAACCAGACTACGTTAATGTCTATCCCAACTTGGCCCTGGCGTATCAGCAGGAACACGATAATGACAACGTCCTTGCAACTGCTCAAATCGGTCTGAGCTACAATAAATTTGATGAGGTTTTGTACGATCTTGGCTCTAAGGCAGCTGCTAATCTACAGGATTATCAAACTGCAATTAAGCTGCTCGAAGATGGACTAGCCGTTAATCCGGATAACTCTAGCTTAAGATTATCACTCAGCAATCTCTATTTGCAGCAAGGTGAGCATGAGAAGAATATTGGGTTGTTTGAGGAGATTGCAGATGAAGAGATTGAAGATCAGGCCCACTGGAATCTGGCGGTATCCTATGATTCGTTGGATGAATTAGAAAAGGCACGCCCACAATATTTATTGGCGTACCGTAGTTTCAATGATAATACCGATTTCTTACTTCAGGTTATCCACCTCTTCCAAGAACTTGGTGATACAACTAGTTTGAAACTAGCACTCAACTCTTATCTGAAACTCCAGCCTGAGGATTTCGAAATGCAAGAACTGCTCCAGAGTCTTGACGAGTAA
- a CDS encoding ECF transporter S component, translating to MLKNVNIKKNSRLSVQISWAMLGAMAFILMQFSFPIIPAFPYLKMDLSDVIVAVSAMIYGPLGATLIALIKATLDFLIKGANLMSLVGDVAAFAASVSFALPLYYLTKKNKTFFTKIAGLVAGTLMLTFVLSVLNYVIVTPLYISLAGFKLTTSLLNYILFTIIPFNLVKGLVLSIATFILMSSLVPILQRYLNRQK from the coding sequence ATGTTGAAGAATGTAAATATCAAAAAGAACAGTCGGTTGAGTGTCCAGATTAGTTGGGCAATGCTTGGTGCGATGGCCTTTATCCTAATGCAGTTCTCTTTTCCGATCATCCCGGCCTTTCCGTATCTGAAGATGGACCTAAGTGACGTGATAGTTGCTGTTTCGGCCATGATTTATGGTCCGCTCGGCGCAACACTAATCGCGCTAATCAAAGCCACGTTGGATTTTCTAATTAAGGGTGCTAACTTGATGTCACTAGTTGGTGATGTGGCCGCATTTGCGGCATCAGTTTCCTTTGCTCTGCCACTTTATTACCTAACCAAGAAGAATAAGACGTTCTTTACCAAAATTGCGGGACTTGTCGCAGGCACATTAATGTTAACCTTTGTTCTTTCAGTTCTTAACTATGTAATTGTGACACCACTGTATATTTCTCTGGCTGGGTTTAAGCTGACCACATCATTGTTGAATTATATTTTATTCACTATCATCCCATTTAATCTGGTTAAAGGATTGGTGCTTTCAATTGCCACCTTTATCTTAATGAGTTCGTTGGTTCCGATCCTGCAAAGATATCTTAACCGCCAGAAATGA
- a CDS encoding YitT family protein, whose amino-acid sequence MTKKTLLHESGTLLMIMLGTAIYALGVVAINIQNNLAEGGLTGITLILRFWFHIDPAISTIILNIPLILLGYRSMGKKALFYTIWGTGSLALALFIWQRIPIISQLNIEHDLFIAAILAGLIGGFGAGIVFKFGGTTGGTDIIARILEIRFNLPIGRTLLTVDFLVLTASLSYLNVKQMMYTLFASFVFSNVVNFTQEGSYSAKGVLIISQKYAEIGQMIDLKLERGYTYLMAEGGFEQDQKKVIYSVVSRAEIPALKELIMQEDSNAFISIIDVHEAFGEGFSHNKKKTRLFTRR is encoded by the coding sequence ATGACTAAAAAAACATTACTACACGAGAGTGGCACACTGCTCATGATCATGCTAGGCACCGCCATCTACGCACTAGGTGTTGTTGCCATTAATATTCAAAATAATTTGGCAGAGGGCGGCTTAACCGGTATCACATTGATTCTGCGCTTCTGGTTCCACATTGATCCCGCTATCTCGACGATTATCTTAAATATACCATTGATTCTATTAGGATATCGTTCGATGGGCAAAAAAGCACTTTTCTACACGATTTGGGGCACAGGCTCCCTCGCCCTCGCCCTTTTTATCTGGCAACGTATCCCTATTATATCGCAATTAAATATTGAACATGATTTATTTATTGCCGCAATTCTTGCTGGATTGATAGGCGGATTTGGTGCTGGAATTGTATTCAAGTTTGGTGGTACAACGGGTGGGACGGATATCATCGCCAGAATACTAGAAATACGTTTCAACCTCCCGATTGGTCGAACTCTTCTGACAGTCGACTTTCTTGTCTTGACAGCGTCTCTTTCCTACCTGAACGTTAAGCAGATGATGTACACCCTCTTTGCTTCATTTGTCTTTTCAAACGTCGTGAACTTCACCCAGGAAGGCTCATACAGTGCTAAAGGTGTGCTCATTATCAGCCAAAAGTACGCGGAAATTGGTCAGATGATCGATTTGAAATTGGAGCGAGGCTATACATACTTGATGGCCGAAGGCGGATTTGAGCAAGATCAGAAGAAAGTCATCTATTCAGTGGTCAGTCGCGCCGAGATACCTGCATTGAAGGAACTCATCATGCAAGAAGATTCCAATGCATTCATTTCCATTATAGATGTGCATGAGGCTTTTGGTGAAGGTTTTTCCCACAACAAGAAAAAAACTAGGCTGTTTACCCGTCGGTAA
- a CDS encoding HU family DNA-binding protein, translating into MANKAELVAEVAKKAKLTKKDAATAVDAVFSSIEKDLSKGNKVQLIGFGTFEVRSRAARKGRNPQTGAEIEIPASKVPAFKPGKALKDAVK; encoded by the coding sequence ATGGCAAACAAAGCAGAATTAGTTGCAGAAGTAGCTAAGAAAGCTAAGTTGACTAAGAAAGATGCTGCAACAGCAGTAGACGCTGTTTTCAGTTCAATTGAAAAGGATCTTTCAAAAGGCAACAAAGTACAACTCATCGGTTTCGGTACTTTTGAAGTACGTAGCCGTGCAGCACGTAAGGGTCGTAACCCACAAACTGGCGCAGAGATTGAAATCCCTGCAAGCAAGGTACCTGCATTCAAACCAGGTAAGGCGCTTAAGGACGCAGTTAAATAA